AAGAATTCCACAGTTTCCACAGTTACTACTACTACTAAAATTTTTTTATTTATTAATTTATTTATTAGAAATAAAGAATGAAATAAATGATTGAATTTAATTTACGAAAAAAGTATATTGTATTTGTAAAAAGTTCCAAGATCCAATGGAAATTATTTGTAATCAAAATGAGTTAAATAATGCTATACAACTAGTAAGTAAAGCAGTTTCTTCAAGACCGACTCATCCAATTCTTGCGAATATTCTTTTAACTGCCGATCAAGGAACAAATAAAATTAGTTTAACAGGATTTGATTTGAATTTAGGAATTCAAACTTCCTTTGATGGAACTGTGAAAAATAGTGGGGCTATTACGATACCTTCAAAACTATTATCTGAAATTGTCAATAAATTACCTAATGAAACTCCTGTTAATTTAGAGGTTGATGAAAATTCAGATAATATTTTAATAAAAAGTGATAGAGGTTCTTTTAATCTCAAAGGTTTAGCTTCTGATGATTATCCTAATTTACCTTTTGTTGAAAGTGGTGCTTCTTTAAATATTGACCCAAGTTCTTTTTTAAAAGCTTTAAAATCAACTGTTTTTGCTAGTAGTAATGATGACTCAAAGCAATTGCTAACAGGTGTCAACTTTACCTTTAAACAAAATTACTTAGAGTCTGCTTCTACAGATGGTCATAGATTGGCTGTTGCGTTAGTTGGTAACGAAGAACATATTGAAAATAAAGATAACTTAACTTCTAATGAAAGCGATTTATCAGTAACAATTCCAACGCGATCATTAAGAGAAATTGAAAAATTGGTAGCTCTTAGGAGCTCAGAAAATTCAATTAAGCTTTTTTATGATAAAGGTCAAGTAGTTTTTATTTCTTCTAATCAAATAATTACGACAAGAACTCTTGAGGGTAAATATCCTAATTATTCTCAATTAATTCCAGATAGTTTTTCTAAAATTCTTGATTTTAATACTAAAAAATTAATTGATGCATTAGAAAGAATCGCTGTTTTAGCTGATCAGCAGAGTAGTGTAGTTAAATTTAAATTAGATAATTCAGATTTGGCCTCAATAAGTGCAGATGCACAAGATATAGGAAACGCAAATGAATCAATACCTGTCTCTTATTCTGGAGAAAATTTTGATATTGCATTTAATG
The Prochlorococcus marinus XMU1405 genome window above contains:
- the dnaN gene encoding DNA polymerase III subunit beta; the encoded protein is MEIICNQNELNNAIQLVSKAVSSRPTHPILANILLTADQGTNKISLTGFDLNLGIQTSFDGTVKNSGAITIPSKLLSEIVNKLPNETPVNLEVDENSDNILIKSDRGSFNLKGLASDDYPNLPFVESGASLNIDPSSFLKALKSTVFASSNDDSKQLLTGVNFTFKQNYLESASTDGHRLAVALVGNEEHIENKDNLTSNESDLSVTIPTRSLREIEKLVALRSSENSIKLFYDKGQVVFISSNQIITTRTLEGKYPNYSQLIPDSFSKILDFNTKKLIDALERIAVLADQQSSVVKFKLDNSDLASISADAQDIGNANESIPVSYSGENFDIAFNVRYLLEGLKVITSENVLLKCNQATTPAVFVPQDNLNSFTYLVMPVQVRS